A single window of Musa acuminata AAA Group cultivar baxijiao unplaced genomic scaffold, Cavendish_Baxijiao_AAA HiC_scaffold_696, whole genome shotgun sequence DNA harbors:
- the LOC135663288 gene encoding NADPH HC-toxin reductase 1-like yields MEKTRTVCVTGGSGYIGSWLVKKLLQRGYHVHATVRNSGDDSKVGHLRSLPGADARLSLFESDLYTADTFEPAIRGCEYVFLVATPMQHSPNSQFKDTSEAAVSAIRTILRLCELSGTVRRVIYTGSVTAASPLKEDDTGFKDSIDESCWTPLNLSYDFLKAYLTSKTLSEKELLMANEKAERGLEVVSLTCALVGGDAIIPHTPQSVEVMVSPLTGKKLPHESLRCLQAVLGSVPLVHIEDVCEAHVFCMERESMSGRFLCAVAYPTMQDIVDHYAEKYPQLPIPIREVEGEGTRIPCSSTKLEEMGFKYKYSVEQILEGSVECAKRLGAFEA; encoded by the exons ATGGAGAAGACGAGAACAGTGTGTGTGACAGGTGGTTCAGGCTACATCGGTTCTTGGCTTGTCAAGAAGCTCTTGCAGAGAGGCTATCACGTCCATGCTACAGTCAGGAACTCAG GAGATGACTCCAAGGTTGGGCATCTCAGGAGCCTCCCTGGAGCTGATGCAAGGCTTTCTCTTTTCGAATCCGATCTCTACACTGCAGACACGTTCGAGCCTGCGATCCGAGGGTGCGAGTACGTGTTCCTCGTCGCTACCCCCATGCAACACAGCCCCAACTCCCAG TTCAAAGACACCAGCGAAGCGGCGGTGTCAGCGATCCGCACCATCTTGCGGTTGTGTGAGCTCTCCGGAACGGTGAGGCGCGTCATCTACACTGGTTCTGTCACAGCTGCGTCGCCTTTGAAGGAAGACGACACCGGCTTCAAGGATTCCATCGACGAGTCTTGTTGGACTCCTCTCAACCTCTCCTACGATTTTCTGaag GCTTATCTTACGTCGAAGACGCTGTCCGAGAAAGAATTACTGATGGCGAACGAGAAAGCAGAGCGAGGACTCGAGGTGGTGAGCCTAACGTGCGCCTTGGTAGGAGGCGATGCGATTATACCTCATACGCCACAGAGCGTGGAAGTAATGGTGTCGCCGCTGACCGGCAAGAAGTTGCCCCACGAGAGTCTGAGGTGTCTGCAGGCAGTGCTGGGATCAGTACCACTCGTACACATCGAGGATGTCTGCGAAGCTCATGTATTCTGCATGGAGAGGGAGTCAATGTCCGGCAGATTTCTGTGTGCCGTCGCCTACCCAACAATGCAAGACATCGTCGATCACTACGCTGAGAAGTATCCTCAACTTCCCATACCGATCCGAGA GGTGGAAGGGGAGGGGACAAGGATTCCATGCAGTTCTACTAAGCTGGAAGAGATGGGGTTCAAGTACAAGTATTCTGTGGAGCAAATATTAGAAGGTAGTGTTGAATGCGCCAAGAGGCTTGGAGCATTCGAAGCATGA
- the LOC135663287 gene encoding NADPH HC-toxin reductase 2-like, with product MENEKAERGLEVVSLTCALVGGDAILPYTPQTVEAMVSPVTGKKLPHEGLRFLQAVLGSVPLVHIEDVCEAHVFCMERESMSGRFLCAVAYPTMQDIVDHYAEKYPQLPIPIREVEGEGTRIPCSSTKLEEMGFKYKYSVEQILEGSVECAKRLGTFEA from the exons ATGGAGAACGAGAAAGCAGAACGAGGACTCGAGGTGGTGAGCCTAACGTGCGCCTTGGTAGGAGGCGATGCGATTCTGCCATACACACCACAGACCGTGGAAGCAATGGTGTCGCCGGTGACCGGCAAGAAGTTGCCGCACGAGGGTCTGAGGTTTCTGCAAGCAGTGCTGGGATCAGTACCACTCGTACACATCGAGGATGTCTGCGAAGCTCATGTGTTCTGCATGGAGAGGGAGTCAATGTCCGGCAGATTTCTGTGTGCCGTCGCCTACCCAACAATGCAAGACATCGTCGATCACTACGCTGAGAAGTATCCTCAACTTCCCATACCGATCCGAGA GGTGGAAGGGGAGGGGACAAGGATTCCATGCAGTTCTACTAAGCTGGAAGAGATGGGGTTCAAGTACAAGTATTCTGTGGAGCAAATATTAGAAGGTAGTGTTGAATGCGCCAAGAGGCTTGGAACATTCGAAGCATGA